Proteins encoded together in one Camelina sativa cultivar DH55 chromosome 9, Cs, whole genome shotgun sequence window:
- the LOC104711816 gene encoding FBD-associated F-box protein At3g52670-like: protein MRNRGVMNEEDRLTPLPVTLILKILTFLPTETAITTSVLSKRWRSLWKLVPKLKFDSDDHKSEDQTFSEVVSRSMLSHKATVLESLRLRFCLDDVSPVDIGLWVGIAFTRHLRKLVLYASYPAHDDETFTFPASLCTCNTLETLKLSIGITVDIPSPVLMKSLRTLHLVFVSYKDDESFRNLLSGCPILENLVLDRGEYCAHVVTFVIEVPSLKRLKIYDYNSDERFRGYIINVPSLEYLTFQKLQDIEICLNAPELVEVYIIGGSYIIADKFLGSLKSTKRLSFDLLPLEIVYPIGSIFYQLVNLEMHTCKEEWWDVLTVMLEISPKLKVLRLLDYRNKDDDMVGGKWNEPKYVPECLLSHLETFVWEKYAWDRQEEQEVATYVLRYAKQLKKVTISTNPIDSKELKKLEEKRKMLKELASVVRASNSCHIAFE, encoded by the exons ATGAGAAATCGAGGTGTTATGAATGAAGAAGATAGGTTGACTCCGTTGCCTGTAACTTTGATTCTAAAGATTCTGACATTTCTCCCTACAGAAACTGCCATAACCACGAGTGTTTTGTCTAAGCGATGGCGGTCTCTTTGGAAGTTGGTGCCGAAACTAAAGTTCGATTCTGACGATCACAAAAGTGAAGACCAAACATTTTCAGAGGTTGTTTCCAGGTCGATGCTTTCACATAAAGCTACCGTTTTAGAGAGTTTGCGTCTCAGATTTTGTTTAGATGATGTTAGTCCTGTAGATATAGGACTTTGGGTTGGAATCGCGTTTACTCGACATTTGCGTAAATTGGTACTCTATGCTTCATACCCTGCGCATGATGATGAGACCTTCACATTTCCGGCTAGCTTGTGTACTTGCAACACACTTGAGACTCTGAAACTCTCAATTGGTATTACTGTAGATATACCTTCTCCTGTTCTTATGAAGTCTCTTAGAACTTTGCACCTTGTCTTTGTGAGCTACAAAGACGATGAATCTTTTCGTAACCTGTTATCAGGTTGCCCTATTCTTGAAAATTTGGTTTTGGATCGAGGTGAGTATTGTGCTCATGTTGTGACTTTCGTTATTGAAGTCCCGTCTTTGAAGAGACTTAAGATTTATGATTATAATAGTGACGAAAGGTTTAGAggatatataattaatgttcCCTCTTTGGAATACTTGACATTCCAAAAGTTGCAAGATATTGAGATTTGTCTGAATGCGCCGGAGCTGGTGGAGGTATATATCATTGGTGGTTCTTATATAATCGCTGATAAGTTTCTTGGATCGCTTAAGTcaaccaaacgtctttctttcGATTTATTACCCTTGGAG ATTGTGTATCCAATTGGTAGTATCTTCTATCAACTGGTGAATCTAGAGATGCATACGTGTAAAGAAGAGTGGTGGGATGTACTTACGGTCATGCTCGAAATCTCTCCGAAACTAAAAGTCCTCAGGCTCCTTGAT TATAGGAACAAAGATGATGATATGGTTGGCGGGAAATGGAATGAACCAAAGTATGTTCCTGAATGTTTGTTGTCTCACCTCGAGACATTTGTGTGGGAAAAATATGCTTGGGATAGACAAGAAGAGCAAGAAGTGGCTACATACGTTCTAAGGTACGCAAAACAGTTGAAGAAGGTAACAATCTCCACTAATCCTATCGATTCAAAAGAGCTCAAGAAGTTGGAAGAGAAACGTAAGATGCTCAAGGAGTTGGCTAGTGTTGTCAGGGCTTCCAATTCTTGCCACATTGCTTTTGAATGA
- the LOC104711812 gene encoding uncharacterized protein LOC104711812, protein MSESNQRPESMTRPVGGTEYSWCRAIDGGTGIAVIALLLSRTPKLQNLQNTLDKLQIYHPTLRSTLRYDASANSFSFVVSAVDSRVVIHPFDSESTARIIRDSDDPRADPHRIILEHELNKNTWIDPHRWINSESAVFVVSLYDLTDDGEQRVLTFRLNTGACDRTAAVTLLREFMKETAAGDGCGNGPVAAETTVKLGLGKAIEELIPSGKGNKPFWARGMDVLGYSLNAFRFSNLNFVDAEEPNKRSQVVRLKLERDETLKLVAGCKARGIKLWAALASSGLIAAYSSKNLPPDQGEKYAVVTLSDCRSILEPPLTSNDFGFYHAGILHTHDITGEGTLWDLAKRCYDSFTSAKNSNKHFTDMSDLNFLMCKAIENPNLTPSSSLRTAFISIFEDPVIDESPEPELASLGVRDYIGCASIHGVGPSLAVFDALRDGKLDCAFVYPSPLHSREQMDGLIQHMKTILLEGSASSF, encoded by the exons ATGAGTGAGTCGAATCAGCGACCCGAGTCCATGACCCGACCCGTCGGAGGAACTGAATACAGCTGGTGCAGAGCAATTGACGGCGGCACAGGCATCGCCGTCATAGCTCTCTTACTTTCCCGAAcaccaaaactccaaaatctccaaaacaCCCTCGACAAACTCCAGATTTACCATCCTACCCTCCGTTCCACTCTCCGTTACGACGCGTCCGCCAACTCCTTCTCATTCGTCGTCTCCGCCGTCGATTCTCGCGTCGTAATCCACCCTTTCGATTCCGAATCCACCGCTCGGATCATCAGAGACAGCGACGATCCACGCGCTGATCCGCACAGGATCATCCTAGAACACGAGCTTAACAAAAACACGTGGATCGATCCACACCGTTGGATCAACTCCGAGTCCGCCGTGTTCGTCGTCAGCCTCTACGATCTGACCGACGACGGAGAGCAGCGTGTACTCACATTTCGGTTAAACACGGGGGCGTGCGATCGGACTGCAGCGGTTACGCTTCTGAGAGAGTTTATGAAAGAGACCGCGGCGGGTGATGGTTGCGGAAACGGTCCCGTGGCGGCGGAGACGACGGTGAAGTTAGGTTTAGGTAAGGCGATAGAGGAGCTGATCCCGAGTGGGAAAGGGAATAAACCGTTCTGGGCGCGTGGGATGGACGTGCTTGGTTACTCGCTGAACGCGTTTCGGTTCTCGAATTTGAATTTCGTGGACGCGGAGGAACCGAATAAGAGATCGCAAGTGGTGAGGCTTAAACTGGAAAGAGATGAGACTCTCAAACTTGTGGCT GGATGCAAGGCAAGAGGGATAAAGCTATGGGCGGCTTTAGCTTCCTCGGGGCTAATCGCTGCGTATTCCTCAAAGAATCTACCACCAGACCAAGGAGAGAAATACGCTGTGGTGACTCTTTCCGACTGTCGTTCCATCCTTGAACCTCCTCTTACGTCAAATGACTTTG GTTTCTACCATGCAGGGATTCTTCACACACACGACATAACCGGAGAAGGAACGCTATGGGACTTAGCCAAGAGATGCTACGACTCATTCACATCCGCAAAGAATTCGAACAAGCACTTCACGGATATGTCTGATCTCAATTTCTTAATGTGCAAGGCCATTGAGAATCCTAATCTCACGCCTTCCTCATCTCTTAGAACTGCTTTCATCTCTATATTTGAAGATCCTGTTATCGACGAGTCTCCAGAACCCGAGTTGGCTTCTCTCGGGGTAAGGGATTACATTGGGTGCGCGTCTATCCACGGGGTTGGACCATCTCTTGCGGTTTTTGATGCGCTAAGAGACGGAAAACTGGACTGTGCGTTTGTGTATCCTTCGCCGTTGCATTCGAGAGAGCAGATGGATGGGCTGATTCAACATATGAAAACTATTCTTTTGGAAGGATCTGCTTCTTCCttttga
- the LOC109126594 gene encoding uncharacterized protein LOC109126594, with protein sequence MATDTTTFPEGDAAAELNPGQNKNFQVDPVSSEIASEKVQKIVEKRENAKAKRDPTKTLKKTIIISAVIVAVAGAAFAITKKLKENK encoded by the exons ATGGCGACGGATACAACAACATTTCCAGAAGGTGATGCAGCAGCTGAACTAAATCCTggccaaaacaaaaatttccaaGTAGATCCTGTTTCTTCAGAGATCGCTTCTGAAAAG GTACAAAAAATCGTGGAAAAAAGGGAAAACGCCAAGGCAAAGAGAGACCCGACAAAAACGCTAAAAAAGACGATCATAATATCAGCGGTGATCGTTGCAGTCGCAGGAGCAGCTTTTGCTATAACCAAGAAATTGAAAGagaacaaatga
- the LOC104711814 gene encoding nicastrin, giving the protein MMAMGLPRLVAFAFALLLVSILPLHVSLAGEVTSIESVPDLQKLMYVVVDGYPCVRLLNLSGEIGCSNPGLNKVVAPIIKLKDVKDLVQPHTILVTADEMEDFFTRVSSDLSFASKIGGVLVESGSNFQQKLTGFSPDKKFPQAQFSPYENVDYKWNSAASSIMWKKYNFPVYLLSESGISAVQEILSKKKMKHGTYTSDVAEFNMVMETTKAGTHNSEACLQEGTCLPLGGYSVWSSLLPISPSSSNNRKPIVLTVASMDSASLFRDKSFGADSPISGLVALLGAVDALSRVDGFSNFKKQLVFLVLTGETWGYLGSRRFLHELDLHSDAVTGLSDTPIETVLEIGSVGKGLSGGINTFFAHKTKVSSVTNMTLDALKIAQDSLASKNIKVLSADTANPGIPPSSMMAFMRKNPQTSAVVLEDFDTKFVNKFYHSHLDDLSNINSSSVVAAASVVARTLYVLASEDKDASNSALGSIHVNASFVEELLTCLLACEPGLSCNLVKDYISPTNNCPGNYAGVILGEPSSKPYLGYVGDVSRFVWNFLADKTSVHKGNTTSVCSKGVCSKTDEVCIKAESNKEGACVVSTTRYVPAYSTRLKYNDGAWTILPQNSSDSMGMVDPVWTESNWDTIRVRVYTVQHSAYDNTVLVAGITVTTLAYIGILAAKSLITKALKQD; this is encoded by the exons ATGATGGCAATGGGACTTCCTCGTCttgttgcttttgcttttgctcttCTTCTAGTTTCAATCCTTCCTCTACATGTCTCTCTCGCTG GTGAGGTAACATCTATTGAATCTGTTCCTGACCTTCAGAAGCTAAtgtatgttgttgttgatgggtATCCTTGTGTACGCCTTCTCAATCTTTCTGGAGAGATTGGTTGTTCAA ATCCTGGATTGAATAAGGTGGTGGCTCCAATCATAAAATTGAAGGACGTTAAAGATTTGGTTCAGCCACACACTATTTTGGTTACAGCTGATGAAATGGAAGATTTCTTTACCAG GGTGTCAAGTGATTTGAGCTTTGCTAGCAAAATTGGTGGTGTTCTAGTTGAATCAGGATCTAATTTCCAACAGAAATTAACAG gCTTTTCTCCTGACAAAAAGTTTCCTCAAGCGCAGTTTTCACCCTATGAAAACGTTGACTACAAATGGAATTCAGCT GCATCAAGCATAATgtggaaaaaatataattttcctgTGTACTTATTGTCAGAAAGTGGTATATCAGCTGTGCAGGAG ATCCTTtccaagaaaaagatgaagcaTGGTACATATACCAGTGATGTTGCTGAATTCAATATGGTTATGGAG ACTACCAAAGCTGGAACACACAATTCGGAGGCTTGTTTGCAGGAAGGAACTTGCCTCCCATTGGGCGGATATAG TGTTTGGTCCTCGCTTCTACCAATCAGTCCTTCGTCTTCCAACAATCGCAAACCTATTGTGCTAACTGTGGCCTCCATGGATTCTGCATCACTTTTCCGTGACAAAAGCTTTGGTGCAGATTCACCAATATCT GGTCTGGTAGCTCTTTTGGGAGCAGTTGATGCTCTTTCTCGAGTTGATGGTTTTAGTAATTTCAAAAAGCAG CTTGTGTTTTTGGTTCTGACCGGAGAGACGTGGGGTTACCTTGGCAGCAGGAGGTTCTTACACGAATTAGATCTGCATTCAGATGCTGTCACAGGCCTTAGCGATACTCCGATTGAAACG GTCCTTGAAATAGGATCCGTTGGAAAAGGTTTAAGTGGAGGGATAAACACTTTCTTTGCTCATAAAACTAAG GTTTCTTCAGTTACAAACATGACACTGGATGCTTTAAAGATAGCTCAGGATTCACTGGCATCAAAGAACATCAAAGTTCTTTCAGCTGATACTGCAAACCCTGGAATACCCCCATCCTCCATGATGGCTTTCATGAGAAAG AACCCTCAGACTTCAGCTGTTGTTCTTGAAGACTTTGATACCAAGTTTGTGAATAAGTTCTACCATAGTCACCTAGATGACTTGT CAAATATCAACTCCTCATCTGTAGTAGCTGCTGCTTCTGTTGTGGCCCGTACACTTTACGTTCTTGCAAGTGAAGACAAAGATGCAAGCAATTCAGCTCTGGGATCCATCCATGTCAATGCTTCTTTTGTTGAAGAGCTTCTAACCTGTCTTTTAGCTTGTGAACCGGGCCTATCTTGCAACTTGGTAAAAGACTACATTTCACCAACAAACAATTGCCCAGGCAACTATGCTGGCGTCATCCTTGGAGAACCTTCCTCCAAACCTTACCTTGGTTACGTCGGTGATGTTTCTAGATTTGTATGGAACTTTCTTGCGGATAAAACATCTGTCCATAAGGGAAACACAACCTCAGTTTGTTCGAAAGGAGTCTGTAGCAAAACCGACGAAGTGTGCATTAAAGCAGAGAGCAACAAGGAGGGAGCATGTGTTGTCTCCACAACCAG GTATGTTCCAGCTTATTCAACCCGGTTGAAGTATAACGATGGAGCTTGGACGATTCTGCCTCAGAACTCATCGGATTCTATGGGGATGGTTGATCCGGTATGGACCGAAAGCAACTGGGACACTATAAGGGTGCGTGTGTACACAGTCCAGCACTCAGCATACGACAATACAGTCCTTGTTGCAGGTATTACAGTCACAACGTTGGCTTACATCGGGATTTTGGCTGCAAAGTCACTCATCACAAAAGCATTGAAGCAGGACTGA
- the LOC104711815 gene encoding heterogeneous nuclear ribonucleoprotein R-like, which translates to MSRTRTAASEAHDSMESEERVDLDGDNDPEEILEEEVEYEEVEEEEEIEEIEEEIEVEEEVEVDEDEDDAAATEEEEEKKRQAELLALPPHGSEVYLGGIPTDATEGDLKGFCNSIGEVTEVRIMREKESGDGKGYAFVTFRNKDLAAEAIETLNNTDFRGKRIKCSTTQAKHRLFLGNVPRNWMESDIKKAANRIGPGVQIVELPKEPQNMGRNRGFAFIEYYNHACAEYAKQKMSNPSFKLDDNAPTVSWAESRSGGGDSSASQVKALYIKNLPRDITQERLKALFEHHGKILKVVIPPAKPGKEDSRYGFVHYAERTSVMRALKNTERYEIDGHMLDCTLAKPQADQKGNTNTIQNMQKSQLQPNYPPLLSYGMTPSPFGALGGFGASSYAQPLMHAGGHAAGGMSMMPIMLPDGRIGYVLQQPGLAAVPQQPPPRHSPPYRGGSGSSSSSSSKRSSDNGRGRSRYNPY; encoded by the exons ATGTCAAGGACGAGGACTGCTGCTTCAGAGGCTCACGATTCAATGGAATCCGAGGAAAGGGTAGACCTTGATGGTGACAATGATCCTGAGGAGATTCTCGAGGAGGAAGTTGAATACGAAGAAgttgaagaggaggaagaaataGAAGAGATTGAGGAGGAGATAGAGGTGGAAGAAGAGGTGGAAGTGGACGAAGACGAGGATGATGCTGCTGCAactgaggaggaagaagaaaagaaaaggcagGCTGAACTCCTTGCACTTCCTCCACATGGTTCAGAGGTTTATCTTGGAGGGATTCCTACTGATGCTACTGAAGGGGACTTAAAGGGCTTCTGTAATTCAATTGGGGAAGTTACCGAg GTTAGGATAATGAGGGAAAAAGAATCTGGTGATGGAAAGGGGTATGCATTTGTAACATTCAGAAACAAGGACCTAGCAGCTGAGGCAATCGAGACTCTAAATAATACTGATTTCAGA GGTAAAAGGATAAAATGTTCGACTACCCAAGCAAAGCATCGTCTCTTTCTTGGTAATGTTCCTAGAAATTGGATGGAGTCAGACATTAAGAAAGCAGCCAATAGAATTGGTCCAGGCGTCCAAATTGTGGAACTTCCAAAG GAACCACAAAATATGGGCCGGAATCGTGGATTTGCTTTCATCGAGTATTACAACCATGCATGTGCTGAATACGCTAAACAAAAAATGTCAAATCCCAGTTTTAAGCTTGATGATAATGCCCCAACTGTAAGCTGGGCTGAATCAAGGAGTGGAGGAGGGGACTCTTCGGCTTCCCAG GTCAAGGCGTTGTACATCAAAAACTTGCCTAGAGATATAACACAAGAACGTCTCAAGGCATTATTTGAACATCATGGGAAAATACTGAAAGTGGTGATTCCACCAGCAAAACCGGGAAAGGAAGACAGTAGATATGGATTTGTGCACTATGCAGAGAGGACAAGTGTCATGCGAGCTTTGAAAAACACTGAAAGATATGAGATTGATG GTCATATGTTGGATTGTACTCTTGCAAAGCCTCAAGCGGATCAAAAGGGAAACACAAATACAATTCAGAATATGCAGAAATCACAATTGCAACCAAACTATCCTCCTCTTCTTAGTTACGGCATGACTCCTAGTCCCTTTGGTGCTCTTGGTGGATTTGGAGCTTCTTCCTACGCACAA CCATTAATGCATGCGGGAGGTCACGCAGCTGGTGGAATGTCGATGATGCCAATCATGTTACCCGATGGAAGAATTGGATACGTCTT GCAACAACCTGGACTGGCGGCTGTGCCGCAACAACCACCACCAAGGCATTCACCACCTTATAGAGGAGGCAGTGGTtcgagcagcagcagcagtagcaAACGAAGTAGCGACAACGGTAGAGGACGAAGCCGTTACAATCCttattag
- the LOC104711813 gene encoding replication protein A 14 kDa subunit A-like — MDTSSPSAFVNGALLRRYIGQKVRTVIQVIGSDTGSVIGKSTDDLQIVVRGPSTTPPLTTYLEVIGIAESDNSIRAETWTNFGNTFDPQNYNELCKLASGEFKHLFI; from the exons atggataCTTCAAGTCCTTCAGCTTTTGTGAACGGAGCTCTGTTGAGGCGTTACATTGGTCAGAAGGTCAGAACTGTGATTCAAGTGATCGGTTCAGACACTGGTTCTGTGATTGGGAAATCTACTGATGATCTTCAGATCGTTGTTAGGGGACCGTCTACAACTCCTCCTCTTACTACTTACCTTGAGGTTATTGGAATTGCTGAGAGTGATAACTCCATTCGTGCTGAGACTTGGACCAATTTTGGCAACACTTTTG ATCCGCAGAATTACAATGAGCTATGTAAGCTAGCAAGTGGGGAGTTCAAGCACTTGTTCAtctaa